In the Kribbella sp. NBC_00482 genome, one interval contains:
- a CDS encoding helix-turn-helix domain-containing protein — translation MRGHKRLVSYQWRLREVMAEHQMFATTELVPLLHERGIDLSASQVHRLVTGTPERLSMAVLAALCDIFATDPSELITTDAVNLGVRKTATGERTPGKAVADLRPRRARITDQT, via the coding sequence ATGAGAGGCCACAAGCGTCTGGTCAGCTACCAGTGGCGACTGCGGGAGGTGATGGCCGAACACCAGATGTTCGCCACCACCGAACTCGTCCCACTGCTCCACGAACGCGGCATCGACCTGTCCGCCTCCCAAGTCCACCGCCTCGTCACCGGCACCCCAGAACGTCTCTCGATGGCCGTTCTCGCCGCGTTGTGCGACATCTTCGCCACCGATCCCAGTGAGCTCATCACCACCGACGCGGTCAACCTCGGCGTCCGCAAAACCGCCACCGGCGAACGCACACCGGGCAAGGCAGTCGCCGATCTGCGTCCGAGACGCGCCCGCATCACCGACCAGACATGA
- a CDS encoding tyrosine-type recombinase/integrase, with protein MDDRGAIPGAAGLVLVDGVSLFRPEEQVFEAMLEGFANQQLARNLAYSTVQAREHQLRAFAGHAEAFPWLWSPHLADEWFSDLRAVRHVTRSTVRSYQVAIRGFCSYLTDPAYGWASECERRFGTHPIQVIHEVNAAAHVADSEAEPARRAFTRAELQELFDHADDEVARKQALGRKGWLPAFRDATIFKIAYGYGTRRTETAMLDAADFGRNPNGPEFGDYGICYIRHGKAQRGSPPKRRSVLTVWAWTSEVLEQWFTEIRPCFGLPNNPAAWPSERGLRVGPQQLNKRLAGYRDALGMDPALEFHSLRRSYVTHLIEDGWDPRFVQEQVGHNHASTTSIYTCVSSDYRTRTLRRALDAMVADALNPALKPAESNPTGGTQ; from the coding sequence GTGGACGATCGCGGTGCGATTCCGGGCGCGGCAGGCTTGGTTCTGGTCGATGGGGTGTCGCTGTTTCGCCCTGAGGAGCAGGTATTTGAGGCGATGCTGGAAGGGTTCGCGAACCAGCAACTGGCGAGGAATCTGGCCTACTCGACCGTGCAGGCCCGTGAGCATCAGCTGCGCGCGTTCGCCGGTCATGCGGAGGCGTTTCCGTGGCTGTGGTCGCCGCATCTGGCCGATGAGTGGTTCAGTGATCTGCGCGCGGTACGGCATGTCACTCGCTCGACGGTGCGCAGCTACCAGGTCGCGATCCGCGGCTTCTGCAGCTACCTGACCGACCCCGCCTACGGCTGGGCGAGCGAGTGCGAGCGACGGTTCGGGACGCACCCGATTCAGGTGATCCACGAGGTGAACGCGGCCGCGCACGTCGCCGATTCCGAGGCCGAACCGGCACGGCGCGCGTTCACCCGGGCCGAGTTGCAGGAACTGTTCGACCACGCCGACGACGAGGTCGCCCGCAAACAAGCGCTCGGCCGCAAGGGCTGGCTGCCGGCGTTTCGGGACGCGACGATCTTCAAGATCGCCTACGGCTACGGCACCCGCCGCACCGAAACCGCGATGCTGGACGCCGCAGACTTCGGCCGCAACCCCAACGGCCCGGAGTTCGGCGACTACGGCATCTGCTACATCCGGCACGGCAAAGCACAACGCGGCTCACCACCCAAACGCCGCTCCGTGCTCACCGTCTGGGCCTGGACGAGCGAGGTTCTCGAGCAGTGGTTCACCGAGATCAGGCCATGCTTCGGGCTGCCCAACAACCCGGCCGCCTGGCCGTCCGAACGCGGTCTACGCGTCGGGCCGCAGCAGCTGAACAAGCGACTGGCCGGCTACCGGGACGCGCTCGGAATGGACCCCGCATTGGAGTTCCACTCGCTGCGCCGCTCCTACGTCACGCACCTGATCGAGGACGGCTGGGATCCCCGGTTCGTGCAGGAACAGGTCGGCCACAACCACGCCTCGACCACCTCGATCTACACCTGCGTGTCGTCTGACTACCGCACCCGCACCCTGCGCCGCGCCCTCGACGCCATGGTCGCCGATGCCCTGAACCCCGCCCTGAAACCAGCCGAATCGAACCCCACGGGAGGCACTCAATGA